CCTTGACTTCAATGGTAATGTTTTCAGCAGGCATACGCATTTTTTCTAGGATGTTCCGCATCACACCCCCACTACATACCGCAAGAGAAGAAACAAGCAGTTGATAAGGTCTGAACCCATACTCGTCGTTTCCGGAAATTGTCAACTCTCCGAAGGCAGTTTCTGTAACAAATCCATTCTTCGTCATTTCAAATTTCATAACTATTGGCCCCTTTGAAATAAAATTATATATGATTTTATTAGGAGATGGGAAGCCAGAGGACGATATGAAGGGAGTGAAAAACAATAAACTAGAATATTTTTTTTGATTTATCCAGTCGATGTTGTAACTAAAAAAGCGTTTGAAAAAATTCCTCATTATTCTAATAATGCATTAAAATTCAAAATACTTTATAACTTATAATACCTTCTAGACTTGAGTGAATAAAGGGTAGGAGGTGGTTGTATTTCATTTTTAAGCCTTTACTCTAAAATTAGGGTTT
The nucleotide sequence above comes from Psychrobacillus glaciei. Encoded proteins:
- a CDS encoding OsmC family protein, which translates into the protein MKFEMTKNGFVTETAFGELTISGNDEYGFRPYQLLVSSLAVCSGGVMRNILEKMRMPAENITIEVKEVNRNAEIANRVEKIHLHFIIEGPEINPSRMDKVLELTKKNCSMAQSVIGSIELVETYELKE